A part of Catharus ustulatus isolate bCatUst1 chromosome 8, bCatUst1.pri.v2, whole genome shotgun sequence genomic DNA contains:
- the ZNF518A gene encoding zinc finger protein 518A — protein sequence MSSEQEHFFCDTNQISFLKHNAMKNFATDITLKKELVSDPLSMTIQPAILDINLTYGLKNVKIELPKVNIPNEVLMKHEVDRFRKLFQCKQQTARKSLSLEKISGINLSCSEEGHLQIKPEVQFEKGLKAAAKILNFTCTKCKDNIRYSPNDLQKHFQLLHYGELPLYPCEMCNFSANDFQSFKQHRRIHRSTLVKCELCNDEQIYTLLALTKHFISKHCINGHFQCEKCGFSTYDVGTFVQHIHKHKEIPYKCGKCHQENFTEEELRNHLLVHTSMFSFGCPCCSYSTSRKDYLLKHIIALHRDHFIAKEKLEKDKYEKRVVKTPAGLKLVLRRYKMGASKKIFWRRKKISSGSDSAGEENTQVLRSVNKIQTNAEELNQCMRDVETNEEKDQTKFTEKHHFMGGMLSATAAQYNKADDGTSYGLGLLKNAVHGPTVLMVKNNKVFVPANYSAKFMGFKMVDGKQHIVIKLLPTSKQNEYLLSQKVDPVKDGSATPLLQTADPCGLSSGAIPHGTDQSTFKDNCVHLLTSPPFCPAPHSGNAKVERQNNSIFYGRSVSETVAPSNIAVGKSPNYLPMKLDSTVPPHEEVTKVGTQTSISWENFRPSSHPQVLPPTITNTLDYDPMEMPFFPELKMQNGGLNNSNGTNNLYCSTSVDSCNEGLLSFHNYSKTDSLENPCSIWMSPDGRYKEFCKGGSFQNSRNEPASSHSESMKGLKAEKVVSADSNINKTYKHINTKNNCVSFKSQSKGGVDSECFTEDKHNGQQYLDTNIEQGFQNVAEKFQENASDCVNSFLMPKITSVFSLQSEQAGNYLSPEINQLLQDVLKVKSTSQQEFHGKMNNCVKLHSDKLLSGPETRNATCMRLKSSATACGFQRPPNVHFPICKRELNTRCSTNEGTCYGRERQTPKTSLDAQDVDRLSRTLGAGTLLKTPTDEFTQQLVKDKVLSAAQNPSSFSPVLPVLQEQKKALFVRSLPSRFFVPFHLSNQSRQQVVSGKSLPPTSSSDGHVTKGVPASFVSNKGPGMILTFSGTVGTVANAANDSSQVLGGIASREFGKITISASEVKGKNGSFRNVRSSCNGEVCGTVNDSLNSMPFKAPLVITNSSELPVKAASSVKVLSEHQDAVFGSLESVKQQEIKQEQRVYALSSDGQQGAFLNCMTPNKPVVHKQILFQDNAHQNCQPKKTGAMQQQLLLKLKTPTSDTLSDNTHSVSNSVPSLQVDNLQFLTPALAQKQTNLSFNDALNLPGGSMPANASLASSNPACCVPHVEPVYSAKSAGTQLQKCSVESTQVITATKRNSSRCQKSTWSTQNRSAKVKPSLKQAGSKSSGGQRKKNFKRKRKASCPEPPRKKAMLHRKCKEKNQAEIVNESGSPYKPRASKKTVRTLKLIPFNSNQLVKCPRRNQPVVVLNHPDADVPEVVNVMKTIAKFKGHVLKVLLSERTVEALLQPNFCNPSDVTTDDFSQKRYRTIKPINPVKERFVLKLTLKKTSKNNYQIVKTTSNNTLKAKFSCWFCGRIFDNQDKWVGHGQRHLMEATRGWNSLKE from the coding sequence ATGTCATCTGAACAGGAACACTTTTTTTGTGACACAAATCAAATCAGTTTCTTAAAACACAATGCTATGAAGAATTTTGCTACAGACATTACTTTGAAAAAAGAACTGGTGAGTGATCCTTTAAGTATGACGATTCAACCAGCAATTTTAGATATCAATCTCACTTATGGactaaaaaatgtgaaaattgaGTTGCCCAAGGTGAACATTCCAAATGAAGTATTAATGAAACATGAAGTTGATAGGTTTAGAAAACTCTTTCAGTGTAAGCAGCAAACTGCAAGGAAGTCCTTAAGTTTAGAGAAAATAAGCGGAATCAATCTCAGTTGTTCAGAAGAAGGCCACTTGCAAATTAAACCAGAAGTGCAATTTGAAAAAGGATTGAAAGCTGCAGCAAAGATACTGAATTTCACTTGTACAAAGTGCAAGGATAACATTAGATACAGCCCGAATGACctgcagaaacattttcagcTGTTACACTATGGTGAGTTGCCTTTGTATCCCTGTGAGATGTGCAACTTCTCAGCTAATGACTTTCAGTCATTTAAACAGCACAGACGCATCCATCGTAGCACTTTAGTAAAATGTGAGCTCTGTAATGATGAACAGATATACACTTTGTTGGCTTTGACAAAACACTTCATATCAAAGCATTGTATAAATGGACACTTCCAGTGTGAAAAATGTGGGTTTTCTACCTATGATGTGGGTACGTTTGTTCAGCACATTCACAAACATAAAGAGATTCCCTATAAATGTGGAAAATGCCATCAAGAAAACTTTACAGAAGAGGAGCTCCGAAATCATCTTCTTGTTCATACCAGTATGTTTTCCTTTGGTTGTCCTTGTTGCAGTTACAGCACATCACGAAAAGATTATCTTTTAAAACACATCATAGCTTTACACAGAGACCACttcattgcaaaagaaaaactggaaaaggataaatatgaaaaaagagTGGTAAAGACTCCAGCAGGACTGAAACTTGTGTTAAGAAGGTATAAAATGGGAGCatcaaaaaaaatattctggagaCGGAAGAAAATAAGTAGTGGAAGTGACAGTGCCGGGGAAGAAAATACACAAGTGCTAAGAAGTGTGAATAAAATTCAGACAAATGCTGAGGAGCTGAACCAGTGTATGAGAGATGTGGAAACAAATGAAGAGAAAGATCAAACTAAATTCACAGAAAAGCATCATTTTATGGGTGGAATGCTCTCTGCTACTGCTGCACAATACAATAAGGCAGATGATGGAACAAGTTATGGCCTGGGATTATTGAAGAACGCTGTTCATGGGCCAACAGTATTGATGGTTAAAAACAATAAAGTATTTGTTCCAGCGAATTACAGTGCTAAATTTATGGGCTTTAAAATGGTAGATGGAAAACAACATATTGTTATAAAATTACTACCTACAAGTAAGCAAAATGAGTATTTGTTGAGTCAGAAAGTTGATCCTGTTAAAGATGGTTCTGCAACTCCTTTGCTACAGACTGCTGATCCCTGTGGCTTGTCTTCAGGTGCTATACCACATGGAACTGATCAGTCAACCTTCAAGGACAATTGTGTTCATCTGTTAACCTCCCCTCCGTTTTGTCCTGCGCCTCATTCAGGAAATGCAAAAGTTGAAAGACAAAATAACTCCATATTTTATGGTAGGAGTGTTTCTGAAACTGTAGCACCTTCTAATATAGCTGTAGGAAAAAGTCCAAATTATTTACCAATGAAGCTGGACTCAACTGTGCCTCCACATGAAGAGGTAACAAAAGTTGGCACTCAAACTAGTATCTCATGGGAAAACTTTCGTCCTTCGAGTCATCCTCAGGTATTACCACCCACTATTACCAATACCCTTGATTATGACCCTATGGAAATGCCCTTCTTTCCtgaactgaaaatgcaaaatggtGGCCTGAATAATAGTAATGGAACTAATAATCTCTATTGTTCAACCTCAGTGGATTCATGTAATGAAGGGTTGTTGTCTTTTCACAACTATTCCAAAACGGACTCTTTGGAAAATCCATGTAGCATTTGGATGTCACCAGATGGCAGATACAAAGAATTTTGCAAAGGAGGTTCTTTTCAAAACAGTAGAAATGAACCTGCATCTTCGCATTCAGAATCGATGAAAGgtttaaaagcagagaaagttGTGTCAGCCGACtcaaatattaataaaacttACAAACACATAAACACTAAGAATAACTGTGTGTCTTTCAAAAGCCAGTCTAAAGGTGGTGTTGACAGCGAGTGTTTTACAGAGGACAAGCATAATGGCCAACAGTATTTGGACACTAACATAGAGCAAGGCTTTCAGAACGTAGCtgagaaattccaggaaaatgctTCTGATTGTGTTAACTCTTTTTTAATGCCTAAAATCACATCTGTTTTCTCATTGCAAAGTGAACAGGCGGGTAATTATTTATCGCCTGAGATAAACCAGTTGCTGCAAGATGTGTTAAAAGTAAAATCAACTTCTCAGCAAGAGTTCCACGGAAAGATGAATAACTGTGTCAAACTCCATTCTGATAAGCTGCTTTCTGGTCCTGAGACCAGGAATGCAACCTGCATGCGTTTAAAAAGCTCTGCAACTGCGTGTGGTTTTCAGAGGCCTCCTAACGTACACTTCCCTATATGTAAGAGAGAGTTGAACACAAGATGTAGCACAAATGAAGGTACTTGTTATGGGAGAGAAAGACAAACACCCAAAACATCACTTGATGCACAGGACGTGGACAGATTATCCAGAACTCTGGGTGCTGGTACATTGCTAAAAACTCCTACAGATGAGTTTACACAGCAGTTAGTAAAAGATAAAGTACTGTCTGCAGCTCAAAATCCTAGCAGCTTTTCACCAGTTTTGCCTGTTCTTCAGGAACAGAAGAAAGCCCTTTTTGTTCGGTCCCTTCCGTCACgattttttgttcctttccaCCTTTCTAACCAGTCTAGGCAACAAGTGGTTTCAGGAAAGTCTCTTCCGCCAACCAGTTCATCAGATGGGCATGTTACTAAAGGTGTACCTGCATCTTTTGTTTCAAATAAAGGACCTGGAATGATTCTGACTTTTAGTGGGACAGTTGGAACAGTTGCAAATGCCGCTAATGATAGTTCTCAGGTTTTAGGGGGAATTGCATCcagagaatttgggaaaataaCCATATCAGCTTCagaagtgaagggaaaaaatggcagTTTTAGAAATGTAAGAAGTTCTTGTAATGGTGAAGTATGTGGTACAGTAAATGACTCATTGAATAGTATGCCATTCAAAGCACCTCTTGTAATTACAAACTCATCAGAGTTGCCTGTGAAAGCAGCTTCTTCTGTGAAGGTGTTATCAGAGCACCAGGATGCTGTCTTTGGTTCTTTGGAGTCAGTAAAACAACAGGAAATTAAACAGGAACAACGTGTTTATGCACTTTCATCTGATGGACAGCAGGGAGCTTTTCTGAATTGTATGACACCAAACAAGCCTGTAGTTCATAAACAAATTCTTTTTCAGGATAATGCTCATCAAAATTGTCAACCAAAGAAAACTGGAGCCATGCAACAACAGCTTTTGCTGAAACTTAAGACTCCTACTTCAGATACACTGTCTGATAACACTCACTCAGTAAGCAACTCGGTGCCCTCACTACAGGTGGATAACTTGCAGTTCCTTACTCCTGCACTAGCACAGAAACAAACTAATCTTAGTTTTAATGATGCCTTAAACTTACCAGGTGGGTCAATGCCAGCAAATGCCTCTTTGGCAAGCTCTAATCCAGCATGTTGTGTTCCTCATGTAGAACCTGTTTATTCTGCTAAATCTGCAGGGACACAGTTGCAAAAATGTTCTGTTGAGAGTACGCAAGTAATAACTGCTACCAAGAGGAATAGCTCTCGTTGTCAGAAGTCCACATGGAGCACCCAAAACAGATCTGCAAAAGTAAAACCTAGTTTAAAACAAGCTGGGTCTAAAAGTTCAGGtgggcaaagaaaaaagaatttcaaaCGTAAAAGGAAGGCTAGTTGCCCAGAACCTCCTAGAAAGAAAGCAATGTTGCACAGAAAGTGTAAGGAAAAGAATCAGGCTGAAATTGTTAACGAATCAGGTAGCCCTTACAAACCAAGGGCATCCAAAAAAACTGTGAGGACTTTGAAATTAATCCCTTTTAATTCTAACCAGCTTGTAAAATGCCCCCGGAGAAATCAACCAGTTGTTGTGCTTAATCATCCTGATGCAGATGTTCCAGAAGTTGTAAATGTAATGAAAACTATTGCTAAATTTAAGGGACATGTTCTTAAGGTTTTATTGTCAGAAAGAACTGTTGAAGCTCTTCTGCAGCCAAACTTCTGCAATCCTTCGGATGTAACTACTGatgatttttctcaaaaaagaTACAGGACAATAAAACCCATTAACCCTGTAAAAGAAAGATTTGTCTTAAAATTGACACTGAAAAAGACTAGCAAAAATAATTACCAGATTGTGAAAACTACCTCTAATAATACCTTGAAAGCTAAGTTTAGCTGCTGGTTTTGTGGTAGAATATTTGACAATCAGGATAAGTGGGTAGGACATGGACAGAGGCATCTGATGGAGGCTACTCGAGGTTGGAATTCATTAAAGGAATGA